A single genomic interval of Mangifera indica cultivar Alphonso unplaced genomic scaffold, CATAS_Mindica_2.1 Un_0010, whole genome shotgun sequence harbors:
- the LOC123205625 gene encoding UDP-glycosyltransferase 92A1-like, whose amino-acid sequence MSQTKEMIVMFPFMAQGHINPFLALALRIEKTNKYTIAFVNTPLNIKKLRSSIPSNSSIHLLELPFNSSDYGLPPNSENMNSLPYHLILNFFQASLSLKPDFRKLISNIIHQQNGQIPVCIISDLFLGWCEEIAQEFGVFHAIFISGGGFGYACYYSLWLNLPHRNTDSEEFVLPDFPEAPRFHVTQMTDVLRYADGSDSLSSFMRKALSQWSKADGILFNTVEGIDKLGLTYFRRKFGRQVWSVGPLLLTPGSQAQSKRDFGISEEECKNWLDKKPECSVLYVSFGSQNTIAPSQMMQLAMALEASGKNFIWAVRPPLGFDINSEFRANEWLPEGFEERIRASGRGLLVQKWAPQVEILCHKSVSAFLSHCGWNSVLESLSHGVPMIGWPMAAEQFYNVKLLEDMIGVCVEVARGKSSEVFHEDIVAKIKLVMNESEKGKEMREKTLEVKEIINNAIKDEENSKGSAIEAMDQFLNAALDLKLRGKSKGEIQQ is encoded by the coding sequence ATGTCGCAAACAAAAGAGATGATAGTAATGTTTCCTTTCATGGCACAGGGCCATATAAACCCTTTCCTAGCTTTAGCCCTTCGGATagagaaaacaaacaaatacaCCATAGCTTTTGTTAACACACctttaaatatcaaaaaactcAGATCATCCATCCCTTCTAACTCCTCCATTCATCTCCTCGAACTCCCTTTTAATAGCTCAGATTATGGCCTCCCTCCTAATTCCGAAAACATGAATTCTCTTCCTTATCATCTAATTCTTAATTTCTTTCAGGCTTCTTTGTCATTGAAACCCGATTTCAGGAAACTTATCTCTAATATTATCCATCAGCAAAATGGACAAATACCAGTTTGTATCATCTCAGACTTGTTCTTAGGATGGTGTGAAGAGATAGCACAAGAGTTTGGTGTCTTTCATGCTATATTTATTTCCGGTGGTGGTTTTGGCTATGCTTGTTACTACTCCCTGTGGCTAAACTTACCTCATCGGAATACAGATTCTGAAGAGTTTGTATTGCCGGATTTTCCTGAAGCTCCTAGATTTCATGTTACTCAAATGACAGATGTTTTGAGATATGCGGATGGTAGTGATTCACTTTCAAGCTTTATGAGAAAGGCGCTTTCTCAATGGAGTAAAGCTGATGGAATATTGTTCAACACGGTAGAGGGGATTGACAAGCTTGGACTTACGTATTTTAGGAGAAAGTTTGGTCGACAGGTTTGGTCAGTTGGCCCCCTCCTTTTGACTCCTGGAAGCCAAGCCCAAAGCAAAAGAGATTTTGGAATCTCCGAAGAGGAGTGTAAAAATTGGCTTGATAAGAAACCTGAGTGCTCAGTTCTCTATGTTTCATTTGGTTCACAGAACACAATTGCTCCATCACAAATGATGCAATTGGCAATGGCTTTAGAGGCTAGTGGGAAGAATTTCATATGGGCTGTTAGGCCACCATTAGGGTTTGACATAAACTCTGAATTTAGAGCAAATGAGTGGTTGCCTGAAGGATTCGAAGAAAGAATCAGAGCCTCAGGACGTGGGCTCTTAGTGCAAAAATGGGCACCCCAGGTGGAGATTTTATGTCATAAATCTGTATCAGCATTTTTGAGTCATTGTGGATGGAACTCTGTGCTTGAATCACTGAGCCATGGTGTGCCGATGATTGGGTGGCCGATGGCAGCAGAGCagttttataatgtaaaattgtTGGAAGACATGATTGGAGTTTGTGTGGAGGTTGCTAGAGGGAAGAGTAGTGAGGTTTTTCATGAAGATATAGTGGCAAAAATTAAGTTGGTGATGAATGAAAGtgagaaaggaaaggaaatgagAGAGAAAACACTGGAAGTTAAGGAGATAATCAACAATGCAATCAAAGATGAGGAAAATTCTAAAGGGTCTGCTATTGAAGCCATGGATCAGTTCTTAAATGCTGCATTGGATTTGAAGCTCAGGGGAAAAAGCAAAGGGGAAATTCAACAATGA
- the LOC123205643 gene encoding IRK-interacting protein-like, with the protein MAAATTASSQIFQNHNTNTSVSRHEIQAAIAEAVELRALHAALMKGNSPANSRCPSSPPGSLPVSQFCAQDYPVFTPRYDDEPAPGCHPVLSKNPSRTWDDCGLEGNETGFLDYKKENSTSQKGFPSDFATLESHTCPTEDRKSVTGPTSKHIKVLQNSPGATEFYKLRRGSSLGDFKSVSSCNRCKPATITTAPENVTRNIKKSNIVVPLTDSHSSARSQSKNRGVISWLFPRLKKKHKWENSPNRTKSEEVSQIFKDLGILSVETLKRELIKANESRDAALNEVSEMKSSFEELKQRLEYLESYCEELKKALRQATNLKGSQFPENPGNFPWRGKSIDGNSENLTPVSEEVMVEGFLQIVSEARLSVKQFCKTLIAQIEDTDQSLMLNSLLQPYKLSLTSKFSKAFSCHLEAIINQTLYMDFENCVFQKNGKPKHLDRQQDRQAQFLSFVSLRNLSWNEVLRKGTKYYSEEFSKFCDQKMSCIITTLNWTRPWPEQLLEAFFVAAKCIWLLHLLAFSFSPPLGILRVEENRSFDGHYMEDLFMERQKSLGASRVKIMVMPGFYVQDRVLRCKVLCKV; encoded by the exons ATGGCTGCTGCCACCACTGCTTCTTctcaaatatttcaaaatcataatacTAATACTTCAGTTAGCAGGCACGAAATTCAAGCCGCCATTGCTGAAGCAGTCGAATTGAGAGCTCTTCATGCCGCTTTAATGAAAGGCAACAGCCCCGCCAATTCTCGATGCCCTTCTAGTCCCCCTGGTTCTCTCCCTGTCTCTCAGTTCTGCGCTCAAGATTACCCTGTTTTCACTCCT AGGTATGACGACGAACCAGCACCTGGGTGTCATCCAGTCTTATCAAAGAATCCTTCTAGAACCTGGGATGATTGTGGACTTGAAGGGAATGAGACTGGTTTTTTGGATTACAAGAAGGAGAACTCAACTTCACAGAAAGGATTTCCTTCAGATTTTGCCACATTAGAGTCACATACTTGTCCTACTGAGGACCGAAAATCTGTCACTGGTCCAACCTCTAAGCACATCAAAGTTCTTCAAAACTCTCCAGGAGCAACAGAATTCTACAAATTGAGAAGGGGAAGCAGCTTGGGAGACTTCAAATCAGTTTCATCTTGCAATAGATGCAAACCTGCAACCATCACCACTGCGCCTGAAAATGTCACCAGGAACATCAAGAAGTCTAACATTGTTGTCCCATTGACAGATTCACATTCATCTGCTCGATCACAATCGAAAAATAGGGGAGTGATTTCATGGTTGTTTCCgaggttgaagaagaagcaCAAGTGGGAGAATTCCCCAAACCGGACAAAATCCGAAGAAGTTTCACAGATTTTCAAGGACTTGGGGATATTATCAGTTGAAACATTGAAGAGAGAATTGATCAAGGCGAATGAGAGTCGGGACGCGGCGTTAAATGAGGTTTCTGAAATGAAATCTTCCTTTGAGGAGCTGAAACAAAGACTGGAGTACTTGGAATCCTACTGTGAAGAGCTGAAGAAAGCTTTGAGACAAGCTACAAATTTAAAGGGCTCCCAGTTTCCTGAAAATCCTGGAAATTTTCCCTGGAGAGGCAAGTCCATTGATGGGAATTCGGAAAATTTGACGCCTGTGAGTGAAGAAGTAATGGTGGAAGGCTTCTTGCAGATAGTTTCCGAGGCAAGACTATCTGTAAAACAATTCTGCAAGACGCTCATCGCGCAAATAGAAGACACGGATCAATCTCTGATGTTGAATTCCCTTCTTCAACCTTACAAATTATCACTAACTTCAAAATTCTCAAAGGCGTTTTCATGCCATTTGGAAGCAATAATAAACCAAACACTCTACATGGATTTTGAGAATTGTGTGTTTCAGAAAAATGGTAAACCAAAGCATCTAGATCGTCAACAAGATCGCCAGGCGCAGTTTTTGTCCTTTGTTTCGCTGAGAAATCTGAGCTGGAATGAAGTATTAAGGAAAGGGACTAAATATTATAGTGAAGAATTCAGCAAATTCTGTGACCAAAAAATGAGCTGCATAATCACAACTCTAAATTGGACTAGGCCATGGCCAGAACAACTTCTGGAGGCATTTTTTGTGGCTGCAAAATGCATATGGCTACTTCATTTACTCGCGTTTTCATTCAGTCCGCCACTGGGGATCTTGAGGGTGGAAGAAAACAGGAGCTTTGATGGACATTACATGGAGGATTTGTTCATGGAAAGGCAGAAATCACTGGGGGCAAGCAGGGTTAAAATAATGGTGATGCCAGGATTTTATGTGCAGGATAGAGTATTGAGATGTAAGGTACTTTGCAAAGTATAA